From Meiothermus sp., a single genomic window includes:
- a CDS encoding winged helix-turn-helix domain-containing protein — protein sequence MQEGSLALGCGVIERRKRLQAMWLVRRGKAAQDAAKEVGIGRKTLNRWLAWYRAGGLQEVLKRVPGWGVKVSRAWLDQDQQLELRAESAQGSFRTYEEARQWVQQRFGVQYSYKGLYGLMARWKIHPKVPRPSAAKADAAAQARWKKGGSKP from the coding sequence GTGCAGGAAGGGTCCTTGGCCCTGGGCTGCGGTGTAATAGAACGACGTAAACGGCTGCAGGCGATGTGGCTGGTACGTCGAGGCAAAGCTGCACAGGATGCGGCCAAAGAAGTGGGGATTGGACGTAAAACCCTCAACCGGTGGCTGGCTTGGTATCGGGCCGGGGGATTGCAGGAGGTGTTGAAGCGCGTACCGGGCTGGGGGGTCAAGGTCAGTCGAGCCTGGTTGGATCAAGACCAACAACTGGAACTGCGAGCCGAGAGTGCCCAAGGAAGCTTTCGCACCTACGAAGAAGCGCGGCAGTGGGTGCAACAACGCTTTGGGGTGCAGTACAGCTATAAAGGCCTCTATGGGCTGATGGCTCGATGGAAGATTCACCCCAAAGTACCGCGACCGAGTGCTGCCAAGGCCGATGCGGCAGCGCAAGCGCGCTGGAAAAAGGGGGGCTCAAAGCCCTGA
- the dtd gene encoding D-aminoacyl-tRNA deacylase: MRAVVQRVSQAQVVVEGEVAGQIGLGLLVLLGVGQGDTPDDAAYLARKIAGLRVFADAEGKMNLALAEVGGEVLVVSQFTLYGDTRKGNRPSFVGAAPAAEGKRLYERFCDLLAAQGLHVETGVFQAHMEVHLINDGPVTLWLDSSERLQPRRA, from the coding sequence ATGCGTGCGGTGGTGCAAAGGGTCTCCCAGGCCCAGGTAGTCGTAGAGGGCGAGGTGGCGGGCCAGATTGGGCTGGGGTTGTTGGTCTTGCTGGGCGTGGGTCAGGGCGATACCCCAGACGATGCGGCCTACCTGGCCCGCAAGATTGCAGGGTTGCGGGTTTTTGCCGATGCCGAAGGCAAAATGAACCTGGCCCTGGCGGAAGTGGGGGGCGAGGTGCTGGTGGTCTCGCAGTTCACCCTGTATGGCGATACCCGCAAGGGCAACCGGCCCAGTTTTGTGGGGGCCGCGCCAGCGGCCGAAGGCAAGCGTCTGTATGAACGGTTTTGTGACCTGCTGGCCGCCCAAGGGTTGCACGTCGAAACCGGGGTCTTTCAGGCCCATATGGAAGTACACCTCATCAACGACGGCCCGGTCACCCTCTGGCTCGACTCGAGCGAACGATTGCAGCCCCGGCGGGCGTAG
- a CDS encoding DegV family protein, which yields MKVALVTDSTSDLQTRAAEMGVEVVPLYVNFRGKIHKDWIEITPQDIFEGVRAGAEMPSTSQPSPADFKAAYERALQKADHVLSIHISSKLSGTVQSAQLASQEFPGKVTVFDTLAASMGIGMMVERAKELLDQGADLQQVLVELERIRADHIVRFTLATLDYLKRNGRIGGAQALLGSLLGIKPILTLKEGRVEAAGRARGEKKALAEMVEALKTWAAGRQKIRIYYLYNAEESDVAAFKAAMQATGLPLEERITHRIGGVISTHTGPGVYGFYAYSL from the coding sequence ATGAAAGTAGCCTTGGTAACCGACTCAACCTCCGACCTACAGACCCGCGCCGCCGAGATGGGCGTGGAGGTCGTCCCGCTTTACGTCAACTTTAGGGGCAAGATTCACAAAGACTGGATCGAGATTACGCCCCAGGACATCTTCGAGGGGGTGCGGGCCGGCGCCGAGATGCCCAGCACCAGCCAGCCCTCCCCCGCCGACTTCAAGGCCGCCTACGAGCGCGCCCTGCAAAAGGCCGACCACGTGCTCTCGATTCACATCTCCTCCAAGCTTTCCGGCACCGTGCAGTCGGCCCAGCTCGCCAGCCAGGAGTTTCCGGGCAAAGTGACGGTTTTCGATACCCTAGCCGCCAGTATGGGCATCGGGATGATGGTGGAGCGGGCCAAGGAGCTACTCGACCAGGGCGCCGACCTCCAGCAGGTGTTGGTGGAACTCGAGCGCATCCGCGCCGATCACATCGTGCGCTTCACCCTGGCCACGCTGGACTACCTCAAGAGAAACGGGCGCATTGGCGGGGCCCAGGCCCTCCTGGGAAGCCTGCTGGGCATCAAGCCCATCCTGACCCTCAAGGAGGGCCGGGTGGAAGCCGCGGGACGGGCCCGGGGCGAGAAAAAAGCCCTAGCCGAGATGGTAGAGGCGCTCAAAACCTGGGCCGCAGGCCGCCAGAAAATTCGCATCTACTACCTCTACAACGCCGAGGAAAGCGATGTGGCTGCTTTCAAAGCCGCCATGCAAGCCACCGGTTTGCCCTTAGAAGAGCGGATTACCCACAGAATCGGCGGGGTTATCTCGACCCATACCGGGCCTGGGGTGTACGGGTTTTATGCCTATAGCCTTTGA
- a CDS encoding carbohydrate ABC transporter permease, whose translation MNWFKNKDTLYGFLVILPSLVLLGIFVYGFIFQTFYTSLTDWGRDPAQALSANPQIRFIGFENYRELFTGFVDARFRQDLVNTFFFTVFFILGCLGVGLGLAIVLDRGPRGEGFFRTIFLFPMSLSFIVTGTIWRWMLQPQGGVNQLPTLVGLPKGEFAWLTSREQVWQVSWNDLPFVTALVVSVVLVFIAIAAFRGGERRRGYIASGSAALLLLWALTLGRTLQPLPFDEMHGFNLAFIGIILAAVWQMSGYTMALYLAGLRGIPEELREAARVDGASEWQLYQRIIFPLLAPITLSAMIILGHISLKIFDLIFAMAGADNAPTDVPALLMYLTTFRANQIAKGAAIGMILLLLVAAVIVPYLYSQLKSEVRR comes from the coding sequence ATGAATTGGTTCAAGAATAAAGACACCCTCTATGGCTTCCTGGTCATCCTGCCCTCGCTGGTGCTGCTGGGCATTTTTGTCTACGGCTTTATCTTCCAAACTTTTTATACCTCCCTCACCGACTGGGGCCGCGACCCGGCCCAGGCCCTATCGGCCAACCCCCAGATTCGCTTCATCGGCTTTGAAAACTACCGCGAGCTTTTCACCGGGTTTGTCGATGCGCGCTTCCGCCAGGATCTGGTCAACACCTTCTTCTTTACGGTGTTCTTCATCCTGGGCTGCTTAGGGGTGGGGCTGGGACTGGCCATTGTGCTCGACCGGGGCCCCCGGGGCGAGGGCTTTTTCCGCACCATCTTCTTGTTCCCCATGTCGCTGTCGTTTATTGTGACCGGCACCATCTGGCGCTGGATGCTGCAACCCCAGGGCGGCGTCAACCAGCTCCCTACGCTGGTAGGGCTGCCCAAGGGCGAGTTTGCCTGGCTCACCAGCCGCGAGCAGGTCTGGCAGGTGAGCTGGAACGACCTACCCTTCGTCACCGCGCTGGTAGTGAGCGTGGTGCTGGTGTTTATCGCCATCGCGGCTTTCCGGGGCGGTGAGCGGCGGCGGGGCTATATTGCCTCCGGCTCGGCAGCCTTGTTGCTCTTGTGGGCCTTGACCCTGGGCCGCACCCTGCAACCCCTGCCCTTCGACGAGATGCACGGCTTCAACCTGGCCTTTATTGGCATTATTCTGGCTGCCGTCTGGCAGATGTCGGGCTACACCATGGCGCTGTACCTGGCGGGGCTGCGCGGCATCCCCGAAGAGTTGCGGGAGGCCGCCCGGGTAGATGGGGCCTCGGAATGGCAGCTCTACCAGCGCATCATCTTCCCGCTGCTGGCCCCCATCACCCTTTCGGCCATGATTATTCTGGGCCACATCAGCTTGAAAATTTTCGACCTGATCTTCGCCATGGCCGGAGCCGACAACGCCCCCACCGACGTGCCCGCCCTGCTGATGTACCTGACCACCTTCCGTGCCAACCAGATTGCCAAAGGTGCGGCCATCGGGATGATTCTGCTCTTGCTGGTGGCCGCCGTGATTGTGCCCTACCTGTACAGCCAGCTCAAAAGCGAGGTGCGGCGATGA
- the mqnP gene encoding menaquinone biosynthesis prenyltransferase MqnP: MVALTSRLKTYLDLVRFEHTLFALPFAYGGMLLAAKGWPGWEVFGWVTVAMVGARTAAMALNRLIDRTIDAANPRTAGRHLPRGLVKPTEVLILAAVGLALLALAAFNLNPLTAQLLPVAVFFLVGYSYTKRFTWLCHFWLGLTIGAATAGGWIAVTGTFEPALFALWAGTAFWLAGFDILYATQDYQFDRENGIYSIPARFGIPTALHIAQVSHGLTFGFFLLTGFLSGVGWVYYLGVLGVGAVLWYEHQLVKPHDLSKVDQAFFQANVVVSLGMLLAILLETLI, encoded by the coding sequence ATGGTGGCCCTGACCAGCCGACTCAAAACCTACCTCGACCTGGTTCGCTTCGAACACACCCTGTTTGCCCTGCCCTTTGCCTACGGCGGCATGCTGCTGGCGGCTAAAGGCTGGCCCGGCTGGGAGGTCTTCGGCTGGGTGACGGTGGCCATGGTGGGGGCCCGCACCGCAGCCATGGCCCTGAACCGTCTGATAGATCGCACCATCGATGCCGCCAATCCCCGCACCGCCGGGCGACACCTGCCCCGGGGCCTGGTCAAGCCCACCGAAGTCCTGATTCTGGCCGCAGTGGGCCTGGCGCTGCTCGCCCTGGCGGCCTTCAACCTAAACCCCTTGACCGCACAACTGCTGCCGGTGGCAGTTTTCTTCCTGGTAGGCTACAGCTACACCAAGCGCTTCACCTGGCTGTGCCACTTCTGGCTGGGCCTGACCATCGGAGCGGCCACCGCGGGCGGCTGGATTGCCGTTACGGGCACGTTCGAGCCCGCCCTGTTCGCACTCTGGGCCGGTACGGCCTTCTGGCTGGCGGGCTTCGATATCCTCTATGCCACCCAGGACTACCAGTTCGACCGCGAAAACGGCATCTATAGCATCCCGGCCCGCTTTGGCATTCCCACCGCGCTGCACATAGCCCAGGTCTCGCACGGGCTCACCTTTGGCTTCTTCTTGCTAACGGGCTTCCTGAGCGGGGTGGGCTGGGTCTACTATCTGGGCGTGCTGGGGGTGGGCGCGGTGCTCTGGTACGAACACCAACTGGTAAAGCCCCACGACCTGAGCAAGGTAGATCAGGCCTTCTTCCAGGCCAACGTGGTGGTGAGCCTGGGGATGTTGCTGGCGATTTTGCTCGAGACCTTGATTTGA
- a CDS encoding ABC transporter substrate-binding protein gives MQKLWLSLMLMLGSLAMAQTGKLEIFSWWAGDEGPALQALIDLYKKRYPGVEVINATVTGGSGVNARAVLKTRMLGGDPPDSFQVHAGQELIGTWVVADRMEDLTPLFNQEGWMNRFPKGLLDLLSYKGKIYSVPVNIHRSNVMWYVPAKLREWGVQPPKTWAEFLTVCQTLKGKGLEAPLALGENWTQQHLWESVALGVLGAADYTNLWNGKLRFNDPKAVAVWNTFGRVLDCANKDASGLSWQQAVDRVLEGQAAFNIMGDWAAGYMTTTKGLKPGEGFGWAPAPGTAGVFMMLSDSFGLPKGVKNRANVLNWLRLVGSKEGQDAFNPLKGSIAARTDSDPSKYNAYLQSAMRDWRSNRIVGSLVHGAVAPESFMSQFGTVMEIYLSGRNAQAAANAAQAIANQVRLGQ, from the coding sequence ATGCAAAAACTATGGCTAAGTCTGATGCTGATGCTGGGCTCGCTGGCAATGGCCCAGACGGGAAAGCTGGAGATCTTCTCCTGGTGGGCCGGAGACGAAGGCCCCGCCCTGCAAGCCCTGATTGACCTGTACAAAAAGCGTTATCCGGGCGTGGAAGTTATCAACGCCACCGTGACCGGCGGCTCCGGTGTGAATGCCCGGGCCGTGCTCAAGACCCGCATGCTGGGCGGCGACCCCCCCGATAGCTTCCAGGTACACGCCGGGCAAGAGCTAATCGGCACCTGGGTGGTAGCCGATCGCATGGAAGACCTCACCCCGCTCTTCAACCAAGAAGGCTGGATGAACCGCTTCCCCAAGGGGCTTTTGGATCTGCTCTCCTACAAGGGAAAAATTTACAGCGTACCCGTCAACATCCACCGCTCCAACGTGATGTGGTACGTACCGGCCAAGCTGCGCGAGTGGGGCGTGCAGCCGCCCAAGACCTGGGCCGAGTTCCTCACGGTCTGCCAGACGCTGAAGGGTAAGGGTCTCGAGGCTCCCCTGGCTCTGGGCGAGAACTGGACCCAGCAGCACCTGTGGGAGTCGGTGGCGCTGGGGGTGCTGGGGGCTGCCGACTACACCAATCTCTGGAACGGCAAGCTGCGCTTCAACGACCCCAAGGCAGTAGCGGTGTGGAACACCTTTGGCCGGGTACTCGACTGCGCCAACAAGGATGCCTCGGGCCTCTCCTGGCAGCAAGCGGTAGACCGGGTCCTGGAAGGCCAGGCCGCCTTCAACATCATGGGTGACTGGGCTGCCGGCTACATGACCACTACCAAAGGCCTGAAGCCCGGCGAAGGCTTTGGCTGGGCTCCCGCACCGGGCACGGCCGGGGTGTTCATGATGCTCTCCGACTCCTTCGGCCTACCCAAGGGGGTGAAGAACCGCGCCAACGTACTCAACTGGCTGCGGCTGGTGGGCTCCAAGGAAGGCCAGGATGCCTTCAACCCGCTCAAGGGCTCCATTGCCGCCCGCACCGACTCCGACCCCAGCAAGTACAACGCCTACCTGCAGTCGGCCATGCGCGACTGGCGCAGCAACCGCATCGTGGGTTCGCTGGTGCACGGCGCCGTGGCTCCCGAGTCCTTCATGAGCCAGTTTGGCACCGTGATGGAAATCTATCTCTCGGGCCGCAACGCCCAGGCTGCCGCCAACGCAGCCCAGGCCATCGCCAACCAGGTTCGTCTGGGACAATAG
- a CDS encoding alanine--glyoxylate aminotransferase family protein, whose product MYRPRLLTPGPVELHPKAQEALARPQLHHRSDAAKKIFLQAKAGLEAAFQTKGQALLLTGSGTAGMDALVHNLFAPGERVLVPVHGNFSERWAKIAQEAGLQVERLELPWGQVVRPEHMESASGPFAGLLLTHSESSTGALNDVRALAQVFKARFPEALVVVDAITSLFVSPFALEGWGLDAAVAGSQKGLMCPPGLAYVALSPRAIERLKPRGFYLNLASELKVQSSGESAWTPAINLVAATAAVLEELLPRLEEHLALKKQQNDLLYATGEQLGLQVVPEVRSSATTCFYLPEGISYGQVKNAFAARGATIIGGQGQLKGKVFRLSLMGYSDLYDAYAVAQMLREVWAELLA is encoded by the coding sequence ATGTACCGCCCCCGTCTGCTGACCCCCGGCCCGGTTGAACTGCACCCCAAAGCCCAAGAAGCCCTCGCCCGCCCGCAGCTTCACCACCGCTCGGACGCCGCCAAGAAAATTTTCTTGCAGGCCAAGGCCGGCCTCGAGGCCGCCTTCCAGACCAAAGGCCAAGCCCTCCTGCTCACCGGCTCGGGCACCGCGGGCATGGACGCGCTGGTGCACAACCTGTTTGCCCCCGGCGAGCGGGTCTTGGTGCCGGTGCACGGCAACTTTTCCGAGCGCTGGGCCAAAATTGCTCAAGAGGCCGGGCTACAGGTCGAACGCCTCGAGCTCCCCTGGGGCCAGGTGGTGCGCCCCGAGCACATGGAAAGCGCCTCGGGCCCCTTCGCCGGGCTGCTGCTGACCCACTCCGAGTCTTCTACCGGGGCCCTGAACGATGTGCGCGCCCTGGCCCAGGTCTTCAAGGCCCGCTTTCCCGAGGCGCTGGTGGTGGTGGATGCCATCACCAGCCTGTTTGTGAGCCCGTTTGCGCTCGAGGGCTGGGGCCTCGACGCCGCAGTGGCCGGCTCGCAGAAGGGCCTCATGTGCCCGCCTGGGCTGGCCTATGTGGCCCTCTCGCCCCGAGCTATAGAGCGCCTGAAGCCCCGCGGCTTCTACCTGAACCTAGCCTCCGAGCTCAAGGTGCAAAGCAGCGGCGAGTCGGCCTGGACGCCCGCCATCAACCTGGTGGCCGCCACCGCCGCGGTGCTGGAAGAGCTGCTGCCCCGGCTAGAGGAGCACCTGGCCCTCAAAAAACAGCAGAACGACCTTCTGTACGCCACCGGCGAGCAACTCGGCCTGCAAGTGGTGCCCGAGGTGAGGAGCAGTGCGACCACCTGTTTTTACCTGCCCGAAGGGATTTCCTACGGCCAGGTCAAAAACGCTTTTGCCGCGCGGGGCGCCACCATCATCGGCGGGCAGGGCCAGCTCAAGGGCAAGGTTTTTCGCCTCTCGCTGATGGGCTACTCCGACCTATACGATGCCTACGCCGTAGCCCAGATGCTTCGGGAGGTCTGGGCCGAGCTTCTGGCCTGA
- a CDS encoding ROK family transcriptional regulator, whose amino-acid sequence MARTAPLDQQAIKRQNRRLILEALRRSGPLSRAALARLIGLTKSTVSSLVQELLDEGLLSEGGQHKPGLGRPGTVLEFCPEHTLALGAELGVENTQVVLLDLNNQIHGAWDWVESPHTPLVERLSKLAEQVRTRLLHPSQLLGVGLTVPGVVSGRNLIYAPGPGWRNERPAELLEALLGVPTVVENDANAAALGETFWGENQSPLVYVVMTTGLGTGLVVEGQVYRGRLGAAGELGHWLTGQPSSRSSAGDVEEALSLRAMVRHYQAASGRTEGFWGILQRAEQQDPHALQALQNLALELGRFVVNLCVAFDPAVVVLDGAGAEAWKWLEAPLRQTIRNLAFIPEHAEIPIKPSAFGHLAPAMGAAALVLQRFLANGGSRERSPPISPLSVQATFGV is encoded by the coding sequence GTGGCCCGCACCGCCCCCCTGGATCAACAGGCCATCAAGCGGCAAAACCGCCGCCTGATTCTGGAGGCTTTGCGCCGCAGCGGCCCCCTGAGCCGCGCTGCTTTGGCCCGGTTGATCGGCCTCACCAAGAGCACGGTCTCTTCGCTGGTTCAAGAGTTGCTGGACGAGGGGCTGCTGAGCGAGGGGGGGCAGCACAAACCCGGCCTGGGCCGTCCGGGTACGGTGCTCGAGTTCTGCCCCGAGCACACCCTGGCCCTGGGGGCCGAGCTGGGGGTGGAGAACACCCAGGTGGTGCTGCTCGACCTGAACAACCAGATCCACGGCGCGTGGGACTGGGTCGAAAGCCCCCACACCCCGCTGGTCGAGCGGTTGTCCAAGCTGGCCGAACAGGTGCGTACCCGGCTCCTCCACCCCAGCCAACTGCTGGGAGTGGGGCTTACGGTGCCGGGGGTGGTCAGCGGGAGAAACCTGATTTATGCGCCGGGCCCCGGCTGGCGCAATGAGCGGCCCGCGGAACTGCTCGAGGCTTTGCTGGGGGTGCCTACCGTGGTAGAAAACGACGCCAACGCCGCCGCCCTAGGCGAGACCTTTTGGGGCGAGAACCAAAGCCCCCTGGTCTACGTGGTCATGACCACCGGCCTGGGTACCGGCCTGGTGGTGGAGGGGCAGGTCTACCGAGGCCGCCTGGGGGCCGCCGGAGAGTTGGGGCATTGGCTTACCGGCCAGCCTAGCAGCCGCAGCAGCGCAGGGGATGTGGAAGAGGCCCTCTCGCTGCGGGCCATGGTACGGCACTACCAGGCCGCCAGCGGCCGGACGGAAGGCTTTTGGGGCATTCTGCAACGGGCCGAACAGCAAGACCCCCACGCCCTGCAAGCCCTGCAAAACCTGGCCCTCGAGCTTGGGCGTTTTGTGGTCAACCTGTGCGTGGCCTTCGACCCCGCGGTGGTGGTGCTGGACGGGGCCGGGGCCGAGGCCTGGAAGTGGCTCGAGGCCCCCCTGCGCCAGACCATCCGTAACCTGGCATTCATCCCCGAACACGCCGAAATCCCCATAAAGCCCAGCGCCTTCGGACACCTGGCCCCGGCTATGGGCGCAGCAGCCCTGGTGCTGCAGCGCTTTTTGGCAAACGGTGGAAGCAGGGAGCGGAGTCCGCCAATCTCCCCCCTGTCAGTCCAAGCAACCTTTGGCGTCTAG
- a CDS encoding DegV family protein, whose translation MERTAFVADSTLGLSPQEALKRGVYVIPQQVILEGKSYRDYVEMTPDEVIQAQLAGKKVSTSQISAADLEALYKDLLEKFDRIVSVHVSSKLSGTCSTACMVAEKFGHRIKVLDSLTLNGGLSFVIEEARRKLAAGVPWDKLEEAIAPLVERLRGFVLPATLEYLHRGGRIGGLQHFIGSLLKLLPVLEVRDGLVRPLERARGWHKGLQQLAQAFHQAYPEGARVILAHAYNPQGLEELRKLVSQEGVVIEDVRECGPAVAAHTGPGTVALFAAPR comes from the coding sequence ATGGAGCGTACCGCGTTTGTGGCCGACTCAACCTTGGGGTTGAGCCCTCAGGAAGCCCTAAAGCGGGGGGTGTATGTGATCCCGCAACAGGTCATCCTCGAAGGCAAGAGCTACCGGGACTATGTGGAGATGACCCCGGACGAGGTCATTCAGGCTCAGCTTGCGGGCAAAAAAGTAAGCACCAGCCAGATTTCTGCGGCCGATCTGGAGGCTTTGTATAAGGATTTGCTCGAGAAATTCGACCGCATCGTCTCGGTGCACGTCTCGAGCAAGCTTTCGGGTACCTGTTCCACGGCCTGCATGGTGGCCGAGAAGTTTGGCCACCGCATCAAGGTGCTGGACAGCCTGACCCTGAACGGGGGGCTTTCCTTCGTGATTGAAGAGGCCCGGCGCAAGCTCGCGGCAGGGGTGCCCTGGGACAAACTGGAAGAGGCCATTGCACCCTTGGTAGAGCGGCTGCGGGGCTTTGTACTGCCAGCTACACTGGAATACTTGCACCGGGGCGGGCGGATTGGGGGTTTGCAGCACTTCATCGGTTCCCTGCTCAAGCTGCTGCCAGTGCTCGAGGTGCGGGATGGGCTGGTCAGGCCCCTCGAGCGGGCCCGCGGCTGGCACAAGGGCTTGCAGCAACTCGCCCAAGCGTTCCACCAGGCCTACCCCGAGGGGGCCCGGGTGATTCTGGCCCACGCCTACAACCCCCAGGGCCTCGAGGAACTGCGCAAGCTCGTCAGCCAGGAGGGCGTGGTGATTGAGGACGTGCGCGAGTGCGGCCCGGCGGTGGCCGCCCATACCGGCCCCGGCACGGTGGCGCTGTTTGCGGCGCCCCGATGA
- the serA gene encoding phosphoglycerate dehydrogenase — MWRVLVTDEMRLGEVKNPEVRLEYKPGMSREEILQVIGQYDALITRSRTQVDARLLEAGTRLKVVGRGGVGVDNVDLEAASRRGILVVNVPEANTRSAAELAWALLLATARGLVESDQKIRQGQWDRKYLGLELNHKTIGIVGLGRIGGQVAKFAKGFDMRVLAYDPYIPRSRAQTLGVELLDDLADMLRQSHFLTVHTPLTEETRGMIGRRELYLLPKGAVVVNAARGGIVDEKALVEVLNDGHLWGAGLDVFVEEPPNAEHPLVHHPKVVHTAHLGANTQEAQERVGEAVLERVIETLQGNLAHALNTGFDAEGLQLFSAWLPLGEALGKLLAQITQGRPQAVEVSYYGEFEKNPDPIASAVAKGLLDQVLEVGATNLVSARPLLRDRGISLITRQVEQSLDYRQVLEVRLETDKETRKARGAVLGGKPRIVGIDDHTVEAIPSGHMLVCVNRDRPGVVGKVGTLLGENGINIAGMQLGRDNPGGKALFVLAIDERPSEAVLEALRGLDVLERVDLAAL; from the coding sequence ATGTGGAGAGTGCTTGTAACCGATGAAATGCGGCTGGGGGAGGTCAAGAACCCCGAGGTGCGCCTCGAGTACAAACCCGGCATGTCGCGGGAAGAAATCTTGCAGGTAATCGGGCAGTACGATGCCCTCATCACCCGCAGCCGCACCCAGGTGGACGCCAGGCTCCTGGAAGCCGGCACCCGTCTCAAGGTGGTGGGGCGGGGTGGGGTGGGGGTGGACAACGTAGACCTCGAGGCCGCCTCCCGCCGCGGCATCCTGGTGGTGAACGTGCCCGAGGCCAATACCCGCTCCGCCGCCGAGCTGGCCTGGGCCTTGTTGCTGGCAACGGCGCGGGGCCTGGTGGAGTCCGACCAGAAAATCCGCCAGGGCCAGTGGGACCGCAAGTACCTGGGCCTCGAGCTCAACCACAAGACCATCGGGATTGTGGGCCTAGGGCGCATTGGGGGCCAGGTGGCCAAGTTCGCCAAGGGCTTTGATATGCGGGTGCTGGCCTACGACCCCTACATCCCCCGCAGCCGGGCCCAGACCCTGGGGGTGGAGCTTCTGGACGATCTGGCCGATATGCTGCGCCAGTCTCACTTTCTGACCGTACACACCCCGCTCACCGAAGAAACCCGGGGCATGATTGGCCGGCGCGAGCTGTACCTGTTGCCCAAAGGCGCGGTGGTGGTGAACGCCGCAAGGGGCGGCATTGTGGATGAGAAAGCGCTGGTGGAGGTGTTGAACGACGGCCATTTGTGGGGTGCAGGCCTTGACGTGTTCGTGGAGGAGCCGCCCAACGCCGAGCACCCGCTGGTACACCACCCCAAAGTGGTGCACACCGCCCACCTGGGGGCCAACACCCAAGAAGCCCAGGAGCGGGTGGGGGAGGCCGTTTTGGAGCGGGTCATCGAGACCCTGCAGGGCAACCTGGCCCATGCCCTCAACACCGGCTTCGATGCCGAGGGCTTGCAGCTTTTCTCGGCCTGGCTGCCGCTGGGTGAGGCTTTGGGCAAGCTGCTGGCCCAGATTACCCAGGGCCGCCCTCAGGCGGTGGAGGTCTCCTACTACGGGGAGTTCGAAAAAAACCCCGACCCCATCGCCTCGGCGGTGGCCAAGGGGCTTTTGGATCAGGTGCTGGAGGTGGGGGCGACCAACCTGGTCTCGGCCCGCCCCCTCCTGCGCGACCGGGGCATCTCGCTCATCACCCGCCAGGTAGAGCAGTCGCTCGACTACCGGCAGGTGCTCGAGGTGCGCCTCGAGACCGACAAAGAAACCCGCAAAGCCCGCGGCGCGGTGCTGGGGGGCAAGCCCCGCATTGTGGGCATTGACGACCACACCGTGGAGGCCATACCCAGCGGGCACATGTTGGTCTGCGTCAACCGCGACCGACCGGGGGTGGTGGGCAAGGTGGGCACGCTCTTGGGCGAGAACGGGATCAACATTGCGGGCATGCAGCTAGGCCGCGACAACCCCGGTGGCAAGGCCTTGTTTGTGCTGGCCATTGACGAGCGCCCCAGCGAGGCGGTGCTGGAGGCGCTGCGGGGGCTGGACGTACTCGAGCGGGTGGATCTGGCCGCGCTCTAA
- a CDS encoding SDR family oxidoreductase: MQVQGKVIVVTGGGSGIGRQLVLQLLSKGAQVAAVDINEAGLQETASLTPHPERLSTHGLNITQREAVEALPAAVMARHGVVDGLINNAGIIQPFVRVGELDYAAIERVMNVNFYGTLYMTKTFLPHLLKRPEAHIVNLSSMGGFLPVPGQSLYGASKAAVKLLTEGLYAELLGTPVRVTVVFPGAVATNITANSGVEIRQTEGQRRSSLKPLPPEEAARRIIAGMEQNRFRVLVGSDARLMDFLYRLAPAWATRFIQRQMRSLLGG, from the coding sequence GTGCAAGTGCAGGGGAAAGTAATCGTGGTAACCGGTGGGGGGAGTGGCATAGGCCGCCAGCTTGTGTTGCAACTGCTTTCCAAAGGGGCACAGGTCGCTGCGGTGGACATCAACGAGGCGGGTCTACAAGAAACCGCTTCGCTGACCCCGCACCCCGAACGCCTCTCGACCCATGGGCTCAACATCACCCAGCGCGAGGCGGTGGAGGCCCTTCCGGCGGCGGTCATGGCCCGGCATGGGGTTGTGGACGGCCTCATCAACAACGCGGGCATCATCCAGCCCTTCGTGCGGGTAGGCGAACTCGACTACGCGGCCATCGAGCGGGTCATGAATGTGAACTTCTACGGCACCCTCTATATGACCAAGACCTTTTTGCCCCACTTGCTAAAGCGCCCCGAGGCCCACATTGTGAACCTCTCGAGTATGGGCGGCTTTCTGCCGGTGCCGGGGCAGAGCCTGTATGGGGCCTCCAAGGCCGCGGTCAAGCTTCTGACCGAGGGGCTTTATGCCGAACTGTTGGGCACCCCGGTGCGGGTCACGGTGGTCTTTCCTGGAGCAGTAGCCACCAACATCACCGCCAACTCCGGCGTAGAGATTCGACAGACGGAAGGCCAGCGGCGCTCTTCGCTCAAACCCCTGCCGCCCGAGGAAGCCGCCCGCCGAATTATCGCCGGCATGGAGCAGAACCGCTTCCGGGTGCTGGTGGGCTCCGATGCCCGTCTGATGGACTTCCTCTACCGCCTGGCCCCGGCCTGGGCCACCCGCTTCATCCAGCGGCAGATGCGCTCGCTTTTGGGGGGTTAG